The Phaeobacter gallaeciensis DSM 26640 genomic sequence TCTGGGCCAGGCCCTGGCCGATGCCAGCCGTACCCGTATGTTGTGTGAATTGCTGGATGGACGGTCCTACACCAACAAGGAACTGGCCTCAGCCGCAGGTGTCACCCCGCCCACTGCCACCGCGCATTTGCAGATGTTGCAGTCCGCAGGTCTGGTGGTGGCCGAAAAGCGCGGGCGCTGTGTGTTTCACCGTTTGGCCAGTGCGGAGGTGGCCCATACCCTCGAACAGCTGGCCTCGATTGCGCCGTCGGATCATCTGCAGCGTGCTCAGCAGCGCAAGGCGGGTCAGTTGGCACCGCTGCGCAGTTGCTACGACCATTTTGCGGGCCCGCTGGCTGTGGCGATGACTGTACGTTTTCTTGAACTGGGCCTTTTGGTTGAGCACAACGGCGGGTTTGAGGTGATCCCGGCGGCTGAATGGGACAGGCTTGGCGTGGTGCTGCCGGGTCGACCAGGGCGGCAGCCATTTGCCCGCCCTTGTATGGACTGGACGGAACGGCGTCTGCATATCTCAGGTGCTTTAGGGCGTCAGTTGCTGTCCCACGCGCTGGACGCGGGGTGGGTGAAGCGTCAGCCTGTCAAACGGGGCTTGTTACTGACGACGCCCGGTCGCGCGGCATTTGAGCAGATCATTGGTCTGGATACGCGGTCTGTCGTGCCCGAACTGTCGCCGTCCTGAGGGCGGCGCGGTACGGATGATTAGCAATAATGCTTGATTTACGGGCTGTTTGGCGCGACCCTGCTGATATGAGCTTTGACCAAGTGCAGCCCTTCGCATCGTTTTCTGACCCGCAGCAGGTTGCCTTTCACCGTACCGAACTTTCGGTGATCCTGTCGCTTTATGGTCGTATGGTTGCAGCCGGGGAATGGCGGGACTACGGCATTTCTACTCTGCGGGATCTGGCGGTATTTTCAGTGTTTCGCCGCACGGCTGAGCACCCATTGTACCGAATTGAAAAGCGGCCCAAGTTGCGCAACCGGCAAGGACAATACGCGG encodes the following:
- a CDS encoding DUF2794 domain-containing protein; amino-acid sequence: MSFDQVQPFASFSDPQQVAFHRTELSVILSLYGRMVAAGEWRDYGISTLRDLAVFSVFRRTAEHPLYRIEKRPKLRNRQGQYAVVGMDGQILKRGHDLRMVLRVLERKLIRSVT
- a CDS encoding ArsR/SmtB family transcription factor; protein product: MSTPRFDILGQALADASRTRMLCELLDGRSYTNKELASAAGVTPPTATAHLQMLQSAGLVVAEKRGRCVFHRLASAEVAHTLEQLASIAPSDHLQRAQQRKAGQLAPLRSCYDHFAGPLAVAMTVRFLELGLLVEHNGGFEVIPAAEWDRLGVVLPGRPGRQPFARPCMDWTERRLHISGALGRQLLSHALDAGWVKRQPVKRGLLLTTPGRAAFEQIIGLDTRSVVPELSPS